The following are encoded together in the Lactuca sativa cultivar Salinas chromosome 1, Lsat_Salinas_v11, whole genome shotgun sequence genome:
- the LOC111883666 gene encoding phosphoglycolate phosphatase 2 — protein MADVESTAACQPLSLTNARELLDSVDAFLLDCDGVIWKGDTLIDGVPETLELLRSKGKKLVFVTNNSMKSRKQYAHKFQSLGIPVTEEEIFSSSFAAAMYLKVNEFPPQKNVYVIGGEGILEELKLAGFTGHGGPEDGAKTVQLKANTLFEHDKNVGAVVVGIDPNLNYYKLQYATLCIRENPGCIFIATNRDATGNMTDLQEWPGAGCMVAAVCGATEKEPIVVGKPSTFLMDFLQKKYNIPTSRMCMVGDRLDTDILFGQNAGCRTLLVLSGVTSQSTLQDPSNRIQPQIYTNQISDIFDLLKS, from the exons ATGGCTGACGTTGAATCAACAGCAGCTTGCCAGCCTCTATCTCTCACCAACGCCCGGGAACTCTTGGATTCAGTGGATGCTTTCCTCCTCGACTGCGATG GTGTAATATGGAAGGGAGATACACTGATTGATGGCGTTCCGGAAACATTGGAGTTGCTTAGATCAAAG GGGAAGAAGTTGGTTTTTGTAACAAATAATTCAATGAAGTCTAGAAAACAATATGCTCACAAGTTCCAATCCCTTGGAATCCCAGTTACTGAG GAGGAGATATTTTCTTCTTCATTTGCTGCAGCCATGTACTTGAAAGTCAATGAATTTCCTCCACAGAAGAAT GTGTATGTAATAGGTGGGGAAGGCATATTGGAAGAGCTAAAACTTGCTGGATTTACTGGGCATGGTGGTCCA GAAGATGGGGCAAAAACTGTGCAGCTTAAAGCAAACACTCTCTTTGAGCATGATAAAAAT GTTGGAGCAGTTGTGGTGGGGATTGATCCGAATTTAAACTATTACAAACTACA ATATGCAACTCTTTGCATACGTGAGAATCCAGGATGCATTTTCATTGCTACCAACCGTGATGCCACTGGCAATATGACTGATTTACAAGAATGGCCAG GTGCTGGGTGTATGGTTGCTGCGGTGTGTGGGGCAACAGAGAAAGAACCAATTGTAGTTGGAAAACCATCAACCTTTTTGATGGACTTCTTACAAAAGAA ATACAATATTCCCACATCTAGAATGTGCATGGTAGGTGACAGATTAGACACTGACATTTTATTTGGACAAAATGCTGGCTGCAGAACACTTCTTGTTCTTTCAG GTGTGACAAGCCAGTCAACACTACAAGACCCCTCAAATCGTATTCAACCACAAATTTACACAAACCAGATTTCAGACATTTTTGATCTACTAAAATCATGA